Genomic segment of Coffea arabica cultivar ET-39 chromosome 1e, Coffea Arabica ET-39 HiFi, whole genome shotgun sequence:
TAACGAGTGCCCTAGATATATTTCAAAtgttatatttttgaaaatataagattaattaggaaaaataaataaatacaagggaGTGTagacaaaattaaataaaatatatataaatataagagaGCATAACAATTActaatatatgtgtatatatatatatattaagttaGATGAATACTAAATGTATCAACGAATGTGCTAAGATCACCGGTAAAAAAATCCAGAGTTAATATAGTATACACACAGTACTGTTTAATAACTTCGTAACTTaatagatttcaattttatcattgaaTGCGCACTCTTAAACTTCGTCACCGAACACTCGTAAGACGGAAGCCTTAGACTTTTTCACCGAGCACCTTGAGCAGCTGTTAGACAGACGATCACTAAGCAGTATTACAGCAAATGTGACGAGTGTATGCTCACGCCCCGTTTCGTTACGTGGGTTTCCACTCCCCAACACTTTTAACCTACGGCAAAACCATCACCCCCACGCATCCTCCCCCTCTTTCCCCCTGggcacccccccccccccccagcacaaacaaaaaaaaagacccCCTTAACGCATTACGCAGTTCGTTAAAAAGCAGCCACCAGCAAAAGTCTTCCGCCCTTTCTCACCCGTTCACTTTCACACTTCTCCTCCCCCATTCCCCTTCTTCTCGCCCCTTTTTCTCCTCCCTCAAAGTTCACGCCTTCCATAGACAAGAAAATTGCATCAGGGAATAAGTgagtgagaaagaaagaaagaaagcgcGATCTACAACAATGTCGATCGCCGCCGCCAACGTCATTCCAccatcttcttctttctctctcaCTTATTCGCTGCATTCACCCTCCCGCCGCCTCTCCACCTCCGCCTTCTTTGTCCACTGCCACCACCAACACCGACTTACCACCAGCATCACCTCCTCGGGCGCTGCAGCCCCCCGCCGCGGGGGCCATTTTTGGCTCACGTGTTCTACCCCAAACTATAACACCACCCACAGCGTCGATTCGGCGCCGGAAATCTTAGATAACAGCTACGGTAATAACGacaacaataacaataatagcTCCGGCAGCGGCGGAGGCGGTGGAGGAGATCACAGTAACGGCGGCGGCGGTGGTGGGGagaatagtaataataataaaaaggagGCCATGATGGTTCTGGCGGAGGCGGGGAGGTCGATAGAGAGCTTGCCGAAGGATTTGAAGGCGGCCATTGAAGACGGGAGGATACCTGGATCcatcattttgaaatattttgagCTGGAAAAAGTTCCTCTCTTCGCTTGGTTGATGAAATTCGGAGGATTTAAGGAGCGGCTCTTAGCGGATGATCTCTTCTTAGCTAAGGTTATCATGGAATGCGGCGTTGGCATGTTCACTAAGGTATAATAATTCAGTATTTTCTGTTCttggtttttttctttaattaattttatttcgAGTCGATATATGAGGTTTTAAAAGTGGTACTTGGTGCTTTGTATGCTGTACTTTTTGATGGACAGATGATTGTTTGTCTGTTAATTATGCGAAGGTGTGTATTTCGTGCATTGCTTGTTGTACCGCGTTTTAGCCGGACAACAGCTGATGccttgttggttttttttttttttttttgcacgaTGAATATTTAATAAGATTCCCAAGATGGAAACTTTTTTGTcgttatgattttttttcttttgccctgCTTAGGTTTTGAACTTTTTGagtttgaattgaaaaatgTCTGCTTTGATGTCTTAgccaagtatgaatctttttctttttctttttctgggtCTTTTGCTGAAAGTAATTTTAATGATGTGCATGTTGGGGGGTAAGTCAACTTTTTAGTATCCTATGCTGAATGGTGAAGAGCTTCTCCTATGCTGAGTTTTTAAGGGTTGCTAATCTCCAGTACCAGCTTATAACATTTGGGGTTCTTATTGTTTACATGTTACACAGTTACAAGATTTATAATTTACCTTTGGTTCTACGCTGTCCAAGGGCTCGTTTTGAGATTGGACATAAATGAAGGGGGAAAAAGGGAATGGAAATGCTTGGGTGTTTATCCTCTTTGATGGTCTAATTTTTCATTAAGAAATGGTGTAGTTAATGGAAAATAATACACATGAGCGGTTTGCATTCAAAGTAATCTAGAACGTCATTTTAATTGAAACAACTAAATAGACAGACCCTTGAGGAGTCTATCCTTAAGCAATGTAGTATAAACCATTCCTTTTATGAACACAAGGACATGTTTGTACAATCAGGTTCGAAATGTTGAATGGCAATTCAGAATGATGGCGATATCGTTGTTCATAGATACTTTGAAAAGAAACCATTCCTTTTATGAACACAAGGACATGTTTGTACAATCAGGTTCGAAATGTTGAATGGTAATTCAGAATGATTGGCGATATCGCTGTTCAGAGATACTTTGAAAAGTGTGCCACAGGCCATGGGATTATGAGACAAGTTCTGCATTAGAATTGTGTAATAATGTTATCAGGACCTAAAGATTATGGATAAAATGATGCTTATGAATATTgaaattgaatattttattatatGTGAAGCAAAGGGGGTTGTTATGTGAGATAGTATCATTTTTATAGCTTTATCTTTAGACTTGGGATTTTAGTAGTAGAATTGTTCATTATCATCTAACAagtccttttgtttcttttgtgaaaTCTGATTCGATAACGTACATATGTTAAGAAGAACTTATTACAAGTAAAAAACTGTATTTGGAATGTAAGTAATTAATGCAAGTAAACTCTAGCAGGAATTAAGTTTCAATAATGTGAGATGCTAGCATTTGCACATCTTTTATCTTTAGACTTCAGGATTTGATAGTGAAGCTTTTCATTATCATCTGAAAGTTCCTTTGTTACGTTGGGGACATCTTAGTCTCTTACATATGCTAAGAAGAAGGTGTAGTTAATGATTATGCCAGAACCCGCCCACATCTTCTAAAGCTCAAAGAAGCAAGAGATGTAACATTAGGTTCTGTTGCCTGTCAAATAAACTGATGTTTCCCCTTCTACTCCTATTATGGTTCCAGAATGTTGTTATTATTGATGTAGCCTTCCCAAACATGATTTTTTTCTCCAGACTGCTGCTGAATATGAGCGACGCAGGGAGAACTTCTTTAAGGAGCTGGAAATTGTCTTTGCAGATGTGGTATGTAACTGTTCTCTGATTATCTTCAACTGCATTTTCTGCAACCTTGTCCTTTTGCTTTGAGAGTGACTAGTTTGCTGGTTTACGTATGGATTTCAACTTCATGTTCCCGGGTTGCAGAAAACAATCCGAAGTGAGGCAATCTTTCCACATATGACTTTACTATATGCTGTTTTTTTAAATCTTCTGACTTTGAGTCGGCTGtagcttgaagagttttctgATTCAAACTTCGGAACTAAGGGTTAAGTTATTTCACAAAACAATTGGCCTTATCAGTTGATCCCTGCTTAGATCAGATTTATAAGCTTGTCACCATAAGCAACATTGTAATTCTTGGTTGTAATGGAGAAACACAATTATCCAAGTTAACAAATAATGATATCTGGTACTACACATTCTTGGTTTCATCTGAGATGTTGATGCAATCCAGATTGATGAACTGATCCTTCAGAAaattttggttaacttttctacaCTTTGTAGTACCGTGGTTGCAGTACTAAGTATTTGCTGCCTTCTTGTAATACATGTACAAATGTGATCTTgaaacattttaaaatttttatttctccTAGGTGATGGCAGTAATTGCAGATTTCATGCTCGTCTACCTTCCTGCTCCGACTGTTTCTCTTCGAGCACCAATTAGTGCTAATGCAGGCCGTATAGCTAAATTCTTTTATGGCTGCCCAGATAATGCATTTCAGGTCAAAATTAACTAGTTTCACACTTTAAAATAAACTTCAGCTGTAAAATAGATAAACAGGTGGTGGTATCAGTTGTTCAACATTGTGTGCAGATAGCTCTGGGTGGAACATCATATTCCTTGCTACAGAGATTTGGTGCAATAGtggtatgagacatttctgcatcCTTGAGCTATATCTATCATAATAAAAGCTTCACATTTGGCCTAATGCTGCGCAAATCTCTTTTTCAGCGCAACGGGGCAAAACTATTTGCAGTTGGCACCACATCATCTCTGGTATTATTCTGTTCTACTCCTTTCAATTAGTGGTTTTTCTTTAACTTGCTTTTTGTCCTTTACCAAAAAGTTCCACATTACAATTTATTGGCATTGATCATAGTACTGTATGGTGGGAGATTTAGTCAGATGATTGTCCTTGGGGTTACAtatgtttcttttttgttctaTTCAGCATGCAACTGCTTTGATGTTTAGCAACTCAACCTAGTTGGATGTTCTTCATCTTGATAGCTATGCAATTTTTGAATTTCTACTAGATATTATGGTTAGGCATGGAAAAATTGCTAAGTACATAAAGTGTGTACTCCATGAGATTACTATTATGATGATCTAGCAACTGACTCTTTACCTCTGGGACTTGAAGCAGTGTCTTTCTTGAAGTGTAGTTGAATTGCTAAGGTTAATAATATGCGAAACAACCCAGGCGCTGATGAATTCTAGAAATGCATTATATCTCCAATAAGGATCAGTCCTGATAGCGGCCTTTTGCCTCATCTTATTGATGTAGTAGATTACATGCAAAGGACTTAAAATCGCTGAGAGATGTGTATCTTCAATTTTGGGCTTCTTCATTCAGCAAGTTGTGTTTGTTCCAGAACAGCATATCATACTTAAGAGACATTAAGAGACATTTGAGTGATGTAAATTCTGATTGAATGAGAAATTAAGAGACATTAGATCAAATCTTTGTGCAAAATTAGACAAAAATGGCCAACTTTTTGATTCTGTTGGTTATATCTTTCCTATACATGCATTCAGGTACAAGCTTGCTAGAAATCTTGTAATGACATGCTCCCTCGTTTTCTGACCTCAGTATCATTCTGTATGGTAGCTGCTTAAGTGCCTTtgtggtggggggggggggattaAAAGATGTCTTAGGGTTGCTAAAATTTTTGCAGGTCTAGCGTTGCACTTTGGTGAATGCTTGGAAGACTAAATTGACAGTCAAGTTCCATATTTTTTAGTTACCCTTTGACGTGCTTGATTGAATTATGTTGTGGTTCTTGTGCTATCACCATGCCAGTCTCACATTTAGCTTATAAGTGAACTTGATATTCAACTTGTAATTGTCTGGTTGCTTATCAAAAAGTTTCTACCAATGATGAATGAGGATCATCTGTACtatttcctctctctctctctctctctatatatatatatgtatgtatgtatgtatgtatgtatgtatgtatgtaacTATTCTGTATCTAGTTTACTGATTATCTTTTAGCTGGACCAATTAGATATTGGGGCAATTATGTTCTGAATTTTAGATTTCAGGGCAAATAACGTGCTTCATGCTCTTCAGGTTGGTACAGTTATTACCAATGCCTTGATAAATGCAAAGAAGGCTGTATCCTCTGTGGATGAGACTGAGAATGTGCCAGTATTATCTACCAGTGTGGGCTATGGTGTCTATATGGCAGTTTCTAGCAATCTTCGGTATGTAAATTATGTTCCATTAACAAGCTGTTTCCCCTTTTTTAGTTTGGTTCTATCTTGCAGGCAGAAGCACAAAAGGCAAATTGTTCATTTTACTCATTAGTAAAGCTTTGGCTTTTAGgatacaaaatgtggattaggTTACAAAACCCTGAAgttttattggaaaaaattGATAGGCAGCAATTTGAGTAAATCACATACCAGCAATAATCAATCATGGGAGTAGTATCTTGTTGCAGGAAACTCTTTGCATCCAAGAAATTAAACAATAAAGTGAACTGAATTGTACCATAATCCTTACTGACTGGAAAAGAAATCCTACAATAACTGATGGACAGTACTCTAGAGTTCTGAAGATGAACTCGTGAAAACTTAGCCTAAAGAACAATAAACTAAGGCGCTCTAAACAAGAAAGTAAGCCTTGGAAACTAATTTTTCCTTCCACTGTACTTTGTGATTGTATCGTGTGTCATATTTGAAGAGAGAGCCTAAGGCCTTTTGAAATGAGGCATAGTGGTTCAGTGGCTTTTTCAAAATAGCGCAGGTCAAGGTAATGTGTCAGTCATGTACATATGCTTGTATGGTTGTATACATGATGTCATAGACTTGCTGCCGGTACTTGAAAATCCATTGTGGGAGCTTACTCCTTTGCATTCTCTAATCTTGAATTTTTCATAGGATTTATGTACCTTCTAATGTTAGTGGCTTTTAATTCCTTGCACATCCCTGTTGCATTTCTAATCTTGTTCATGGATTTTACATTTTTAACACATTGTGGAATCTGCATATGTTGGTTCACAAAGTTGGCAAAAGTAAACTTCATTTTGGAGGCACCTTTTCGCACATAGCATTGACTTAGAACTTAATGGATAGGAAATGTTGACTTTGATCAGCATGTTTCCTTTGAGGCACCTGTCTTTGTCTTTCCTTTGGGGAGTTCAGCAATGTAATTTTAGTGGTCTTGGATGGAAGTGCAAGAAACAAATTTGTATTGATCACCTCAAAGGAATatgttaaaagaaaatatagaccacaagattttcaatgattgcATCTCCTATGTTAGTGCCTTTCAGAATTAGCAAATAGAAGATGCAATTTTGCCCTGTATGACAAAGAACTTTTGTCCTCTTTCAACAGATATCAAATATTGGCTGGTGTCATTGAACAACGAATTTTAGAGCCCTTACTGCACCAGCACAAGTTATTTCTGAGTGCAATCTGCTTCGCCGTCCGGACAGGGAACACCTTTTTGGGTTCACTACTGTAAGATTAATCACCTTTTTCCTCATGTTCCGGGTTTTTGCTTTGTCAATTGTTAATTTGATCTCCTTAAACCCATAAATTGTTTTTATAGGTGGGTTGATTATGCCCGTTGGATAGGAGTTCAGAAGGCTCAAGAGTTAGAAGAATAAGTCTTTCGTTCGTCTTTGATATGGAGCAAGATGATTGTCTGGTGCCTTccattttcctttgttttccccTGCTATTTGGGAAGTGATTCTTGAGGTGATCAATTTGGTTGACACTGCAAAGAAGTAGGCTGGtagatatatataattaaattgaAAAGTGGTTTCAATTTTAGCATAATTAGTTTGATCGACTGTTCACTCATTTATGGCCAGTTAGTTTCTCTACTcattttatctttttgttttcatgttGGATACAATGTTTACTCTATTAGGCTGCGTGGTTTTCATATTAATGTAGTATATCGTCACACAGCATTGGACAGGTATGCTGAAACTAAAGAAGGAAAAGGTAGTTGCATTCCGAAATTGAGGTGGATTATTCaagttttccttcttgattttattgctctctttctctctctctctctctcgttaaACGTAGgctggcttttttttttttcgtcccCTATTGAGAAGAAGTGCAAATGTAAGCAAAATCGTACTTTAAGTGGCATATGACTAATACATGATATACGACGATGAATACAAATTGAAAGATGGCCAATCTTTTTAGGAATTTTCATGTTTGTATTTATTGTTTAAGCATATTATGTTTTTAAAGTCGTTCAGTACAGGTGAACTTCAAGTGTAAATGGAGGATATATTTGCATCATAACTGTTGCAGCATTTACGCTAATTGCACACCAGGGTATGCTGGCATACCCTTTGAATCAATAACCCTATATGATGCTTCTGCTTAAACCAGAATTCTCTTGTAGGGCTCCCTTTGCTTAAACCAGAATTCTCTAGTCAGATTTGCTCTTAGCTGACCCCAAATTGCTTGTATGGTTTTACTGATTCAATCAAATTGCTAATCGTTATTGGCTCTTTTCAAATAAGTTATCGGTATAAGAAGACTGGATAATATGGTGGTAACTTAGCACCTAAAAATAATCTTgcatttggtcaaaaaaagaaaaagaaaaaaagaaacttgaTTGAACAAGGTTGGATATGTAGAGCTAACCTACATAATATGTTCCTGTCTCAGAAACATTAACTTACAGATACAAAATTGGAGTATAAAATATATGCCCAGCTTAAAGGAGAAATAGTGTCTGGTGCTCGCAGAACAAATCTCCTTCCACCGTCAATCTATTTGTACTTAAGAATTTACTAAACATGTAAACCTAATTTTTTTTGCCATTTAtgataaatttcttttttttttctcttgggtTCAAACCACTACCAAGTAAATCATGAAATTGGATATTCCAGATAATAGAAGCAGCTATTGTTTTCGCTTTATCCAATATTGAAATCATCTAGAGTTATTCTCCAAAATGAATGATAGAGCActcttcaataaaaaaaaatactattaagaaatacagaaaaaaaaagagatttagtAATGTTAATGAAAAAATCAAGCAACACGCTAGGGAAAGTTTAAAAAACAATACAAGGGATTACTAGATTTTAAGCGGCCCTAAGTTCGACTACAACGGGGCttttcaccaaatcttccactTAGCTTATCCTTACGATACTAAAAGCGCCAGTTGGAGTTGCTACAGTGCTCATGGACCGGTTATCAGGTAATTTTGAGCAACTTCTGTGGCTTTTTCATAGGCAGATAGACTGGTTATGCTGTAAATTTCGACAATTTCAATGGCATTTCATAGGAATTTGTTTGGGCTTGCCCTCTTGTTCAAGAGTTCAGACGCTAGAATTCTTTCCCCTCTCCCTCCAGTGGCATTTTTTAGGAAGCATATATGTGCCATATATAAAGCTTGATGTCCTTTACGGTGTTGTATTGTtagttctttcttcttctttttattttttttgcctttATTATAAAGGATAAAATGGATTTATTCtctaacaaaataataaaacaacaattttactATAACTTTGAATCTTCCCGTATTTTTACGTTCAATTTCTCCATGTTTATCTACTATAGTTGACAcacatttcttcaatttttctttattaACATCACCGAAATTAAGCCCATGCACTTGTTTCCCCTATAATACTTCACTTTTATAAGAgaattattattacaaatatttttaTTCTAATTAGTTATACACACATCTGAGTGTGCCTTAATCACTATTATGTATAACGAGAAAAGAATTATTGAACAtgtttgaactaattcttgataagaaatttcagaaaagtaATGTACTACCCAACCTTTAGCTTTAGATACTTTTATTCGTATTTTCTTCATTCagagttttaatttttgtttatattCTTAATTAAAAGCGCCAGTTGGAGTTGCTACAGTGCTCATGGACCGGTTATCAGGTAATTTTGAGCAACTTCTGTGGCTTTTTCATAGGCAGATAGACTGGTTATGCTGTAAATTTCGACAATTTCAATGGCATTTCAGAGGAATTTGTTTGGGCTTGCCCTCTTGTTCAAGAGTTCAGACGCTAGAATTCTTTCCCCTCTCCCTCCAGTGGCATTTTTTAGGAAGCATATATGTGCCATATATAAAGCTTGATGTCCTTTACGGTGTTGTATTGTtagttctttcttcttctttttattttttttgcctttATTATAAAGGATAAAATGGATTTATTCtctaacaaaataataaaacaacaattttactATAACTTCGAATCTTCCCGTATTTTTACGTTCAATTTCTCCATGTTTATCTACTATAGTTGACAcacatttcttcaatttttctttattaACATCACCGAAATTAAGCCCATGCACTTGTTTCCCCTATAATACTTCACTTTTATAAGAgaattattattacaaatatttttaTTCTAATTAGTTATACACACATCTGAGTGTGCCTTAATCACTATTATGTATAACGAGAAAAGAATTATTGAACAtgtttgaactaattcttgataagaaatttcagaaaagtaATGTACTACCCAACCTTTAGCTTTAGATACTTTTATTCGTATTTTCTTCATTCagagttttaatttttgtttatattCTTAATTAGGCTTGCTATAAAAATTGAAACCTAGAAATTGGAACATTCGATttgctttcttagggtttaGGTGTATGTACGGTGGAAGTTGGACCAGTTTTGAGTGCTTCAACTTTTAGATATAATATGGCATATCCATTATTATCCTCTTTAGTTCTCTTCGTGTAAGGCATTAATAGTGCAATATCATGCAAGCAAACTTTTCTTGCTGCAATAGAACGATGAAACTTGGCATCTTTGTGTTTGATTCGCGTTGAAAGCAACATCTTACATTTCCACTGTTTTGCATA
This window contains:
- the LOC113701791 gene encoding protein RETICULATA-RELATED 4, chloroplastic, which translates into the protein MSIAAANVIPPSSSFSLTYSLHSPSRRLSTSAFFVHCHHQHRLTTSITSSGAAAPRRGGHFWLTCSTPNYNTTHSVDSAPEILDNSYGNNDNNNNNSSGSGGGGGGDHSNGGGGGGENSNNNKKEAMMVLAEAGRSIESLPKDLKAAIEDGRIPGSIILKYFELEKVPLFAWLMKFGGFKERLLADDLFLAKVIMECGVGMFTKTAAEYERRRENFFKELEIVFADVVMAVIADFMLVYLPAPTVSLRAPISANAGRIAKFFYGCPDNAFQIALGGTSYSLLQRFGAIVRNGAKLFAVGTTSSLVGTVITNALINAKKAVSSVDETENVPVLSTSVGYGVYMAVSSNLRYQILAGVIEQRILEPLLHQHKLFLSAICFAVRTGNTFLGSLLWVDYARWIGVQKAQELEE